The region GGTCGCGCACCCGCAGCGCTTCGTCGCGCGTGCTGAACACGTCGCCGACGATGAACAGGCGCAACCCCTGTCCCATCAGCTCCATGAGCCGCTTCTGATCGGTGTCGGAGCTGACCTCGAGATTCGCCGGGTGGCGCACGCGAGTCGTCACGAGCGACGGTGTACCGGTCGATCTCGCGAGACGTATGCCGGACAGCAATCGCTCGACGCCGCTGTAGCGAACCAGGCCGTCGGTGGTCACGCCGCCCGACAACACCACTACCGCGTCGAGCGTGAGTGGCGGCGACGGCATCGGGTCCGACCGTATCAGCGCCCGTGCCGGCTGCACAATGATCGGCGTGAATGCGACCACCGCGAACAATGCCGCCAACGCTCCGCCCGCCAACCATAGGATCACGCGGTAGCGACTGACGCCGAGCAATCCGCCGAGCAGCGCCACGGGCGCCAGGCCGCTCGCGTTTGACAAGTGCAGAGTCTCGTTAAGCCCTAGCGTCGTGACGGCCAGCCAGACGAGCGCGCCGAGCACGGCGCCACTGGTGAATTCCCTTACGAGCACGGGTTTCGCCCGGCGCGCGGCGGCGGTACGAGGAGTCGAAGAGTCGGATGGCGACACGTCGACAAAATAGCCGCCGCCCACCCGTGCCGCCGCCGGGCGTTAACTGCCACATAGAACTGCCAAGCTGCGAGCGGCCAGCGAAAACGCTGTCAGCAACGCGCTGCCTACGATTCTGACCGTCAACATCGTCGGCAGCTCCCAGCTGGCGGCTTCTAGCTGGTAGCGCGCAGCTTGGCAGTTCTATTTGGCAGTTACTGCCTGCACGCCGCGTTGGGATCGGGAGCAGGCTTG is a window of Gemmatimonadaceae bacterium DNA encoding:
- a CDS encoding YdcF family protein, encoding MSPSDSSTPRTAAARRAKPVLVREFTSGAVLGALVWLAVTTLGLNETLHLSNASGLAPVALLGGLLGVSRYRVILWLAGGALAALFAVVAFTPIIVQPARALIRSDPMPSPPLTLDAVVVLSGGVTTDGLVRYSGVERLLSGIRLARSTGTPSLVTTRVRHPANLEVSSDTDQKRLMELMGQGLRLFIVGDVFSTRDEALRVRDLARQQRWARVAVVTSPSHSRRACGTFEKAGLRVTCVPAESRELSFRTLATPGDRIEAFQLWIYEIAGTVNYRLKGWLP